A single genomic interval of Aegicerativicinus sediminis harbors:
- a CDS encoding pectinesterase family protein, translating into MKKILLFLLFLCVLLPVTAQTFYQSAPEGYGEGTTGGGSATPIVVSTYADLKANLRLSTPQVILVSGTIDFSATELQISEVVTNKSIIGLPGAKLVNTKQTQSESGILNLKAGSSNVIIRNLIFEGPGAYDTDGRDNLTSEGCINLWVDHCEFRDGIDGNFDIKNSSDNVTVSWCKFTYLKDPIPNGPGGSDDHRFSNLVGSSSTDAPADGHYSVTFQNCYWADGVRSRMPRARNAELHILNCYYDTTVSGSTALGLGGGTNNLTCYVENSNFANVTTVYSRATTDGGTVSLQFENCLNGVANVNSVTKPTYNYTVIPVEDVASNITDSSCGAGATLQVNISGDITSSCDSSTGEITNSILYDFRDNGVIAGNGGSADGKLVLGGTYSQHGNTYGLNLKVDATISIQVEGSSTIRFLGSEYSSLDVKGTALDDSDLGTQTGKVVNDLSDTFDFVYSGPATTLTFTTVAATGNDLYLPTIEVIPAQAGKDFAAAEKNIVYFFDFRDESIVPSGPPNHIESGIITIDAGCCNGLSYHGTQHGITFKAGNTITLQVAGDSRIRIAGDQYSGGTISATSETGQFDISEQSNQTSITYPQGADGGPWKDFLYVGSAGTITLTGNGGTSYLPYLEIAPVTYEVSLSDYVQKSGTISINGVDITLTSGATSAENATISVSNGVILSAGKDAGWVAIDLGGMDPSSFTPNISGNIASVDIVSGELKVTYADSGTEPKLYTIALYDNSYLHGITTYDFRDGTIISNGQSADGLLKLGGTYGLHGSTYGLNMKADAQIDLQVTGTNSISFLGSKHSSLSMEGTEISVGDLGIVNTKVTTDLVDTYELVYSDPSKSKGDKSLVFKAIQENGSGSDIYLPKLDVIPAQLGAAYTTPEKRSAYFFDFRDETLVASTDVGNTIIEKGLFKIESGPSNAYGYHGTQHGITLKDGNVITLKVAGNSKIRVAADQYSGGTLNVSSSTGAFDIPSQSNAGSITFPQGTDGGPFVDFVYLGTEGTITLTHTGSTSYLPYIEVLPISYNVVLTPWIQKSGVVSINGIDIEITSGATASDNATVSVSEGTVFSSTSDSASIEIDLAGNELASFTPTFSGDIESVSIEGNELTINFSDSSSDPSSFIITISDSNAEVTANPGETYTYNFADGSELPQTSYTSLRYETYKTGDGIVTINSNTTETSGQFGYHDSSHGGVFFPGNSFDIIVAGNAIVTFIVDIYGVAVDAVFVFTDSEGNNLGSIPAQNIGISDGFPSNFSYTGPAGKITATLVSSQFPTAEIYLHGMSIENEAAVEPSNGKIDVWDFGGEQLDAELYNNRLDETKINSWYDASITPGSSGNVLPSWTEGALGWNGGSNDRLRTSNTNLTRYDENLSGVSEYSGRIYVNGTGSSGRYLSLTLSEDDEVTLAMLAQNANGNIHFTYVPNPELQDDVVKVSTSNAITMVKFVAKNSGTYRIYDTVDKPSYFRVERKDAIYKTLTGNVDVSQAADIPNEYEIVFTNEAGKSWNTTVSNGSYSIDLPQDYTYTLSLENANGYIISSASTILVEEATSVFDITIIQVELYKVSGNINGLGSDIENLNLKYTADPEANTVYVPQPMIDAGNSTYEVQLQPNVEYTITAEGVNDYEIINNTITIAEGDQAADIDFTPKPVFSVAINTPGLDAAQRADLELTFINLNEEGYMYNFTDVTTVALRNGTYKIEHGGLDKYPIELALTSNLTVQDMDTSKTLEFSPVTNWSFDDKVILSSDQYYKGLGLDGAKNEIAKGHLAASPGQTVVVPMNPGEKMIITYYYSANFSIEGGDTIQTSSGSTSTFESTEYAYTGDTSGTATITFGGSGTSYITNIEIVQVVEFKEVITVGVDKDYPTVNGALTAIKNMNRPNNERVTVLIDPGDYEEMLVITSPNVTLKNAASFPKIDLINKGVDIVEGAVRITSYYGHGYNYYSMGSDQKWHADILATNKENGYLSYENKGAGTTNGSYWNATVVVSADGFEAEHLIFENSFNQYISKKESEDIVETNNGAPQGGSRPTTYGDTSVQDRGLGYVERAAAISITNNVDKVILNNCRVVGRQDSFYGGSGSRVVVYKGAVMGAVDYIFGAMTAVFYKTDLVLNTSDWDSDTAYITAAQQSSGTRGFLMYECNVKSTVPGVETASTNWGKPGYYGRPWAATTSEAVFYKTNIDVSQNPNHIGKSLIYPIGWQNTLGGESSLMYEYGTIEASSEDNSGSRAGWSTVLTEPVLTDGTEITTFNFTKGNDGWDPIPLLESEQDSDFDGVVDSEDNCVDTYNPDQADFDNDGIGDVCEDSDGDGILDSEDHCPESPEGSVIDVFGCETFELPSDTFTVISNSVSCNSENDGSISVSSSNTDYTFVVSVEGDSYSQSQNLSSDNDFETLFDQLGGGTYKVCITIEGIDNFVQCYYVTVQGPEPLDVYSVVNYSNNQIVLSLSGSENYEINHNGIITTTSQSQLILDLHAGQNTITVSTDLVCQGEFSQHVFISNELAVFPNPTTGKIKLYVNGTDNQLQLSIVDVLGNQLMSSTQNVSSNRTVDLDISNMNNGIYFLSINSETVRESIKIIKK; encoded by the coding sequence ATGAAAAAAATTTTACTTTTTCTACTCTTTCTATGCGTACTGTTACCAGTAACAGCGCAAACTTTTTACCAATCTGCCCCTGAGGGTTATGGGGAAGGTACAACTGGTGGCGGAAGCGCTACACCAATCGTTGTTTCTACCTACGCCGATTTGAAGGCTAACCTCAGGTTGTCCACTCCTCAGGTTATATTGGTATCTGGAACTATTGATTTTTCTGCAACTGAATTGCAAATAAGTGAGGTTGTTACAAATAAATCTATTATTGGGTTGCCAGGAGCAAAATTGGTTAATACCAAACAGACCCAATCTGAATCTGGGATTTTAAATTTAAAGGCTGGCTCTTCTAACGTAATTATCAGAAACCTAATTTTTGAAGGTCCTGGGGCCTATGATACTGATGGTCGAGACAACTTAACTTCTGAGGGTTGTATCAATCTATGGGTTGATCATTGTGAATTTCGGGATGGTATCGATGGGAATTTTGATATAAAAAACTCCTCGGATAACGTTACAGTTTCATGGTGTAAATTCACTTATCTAAAGGATCCCATTCCAAATGGTCCAGGCGGATCTGATGACCACAGATTTTCTAATTTGGTAGGTTCGAGTAGCACTGATGCACCTGCCGATGGACATTATAGTGTTACCTTTCAAAACTGCTATTGGGCGGATGGCGTAAGAAGCAGAATGCCTCGGGCAAGAAATGCTGAATTACATATATTGAATTGCTATTACGATACCACTGTTTCAGGTTCAACTGCATTAGGACTAGGTGGTGGAACAAATAACCTCACCTGTTACGTAGAGAATAGTAATTTTGCTAATGTAACCACTGTTTATAGTAGGGCTACCACCGATGGTGGAACAGTTTCACTCCAGTTTGAAAATTGTTTGAATGGAGTTGCAAATGTAAATTCCGTTACAAAACCTACCTATAATTATACAGTTATTCCTGTTGAAGATGTTGCCTCCAATATAACTGATTCAAGTTGCGGTGCTGGTGCCACCTTGCAAGTAAATATCTCAGGTGATATTACTTCAAGTTGTGATAGTTCAACCGGTGAAATAACAAATTCTATTCTTTATGATTTTCGGGATAATGGTGTTATTGCCGGAAATGGAGGTAGTGCTGATGGGAAACTTGTTCTAGGAGGAACATACTCTCAGCATGGTAACACCTACGGATTAAATTTAAAAGTTGATGCAACTATTAGTATACAAGTAGAAGGTAGTTCCACAATTCGATTTCTCGGATCTGAATACTCGAGCTTAGATGTAAAGGGTACGGCTCTAGACGATAGTGATTTAGGAACCCAAACTGGGAAAGTCGTGAATGATTTATCAGACACCTTCGATTTTGTGTATTCAGGACCGGCGACAACTCTAACTTTTACGACTGTAGCCGCAACGGGTAATGACCTTTACCTTCCAACAATTGAAGTAATTCCGGCACAGGCAGGAAAGGATTTTGCCGCCGCTGAAAAAAATATTGTTTATTTCTTCGATTTTAGAGATGAAAGTATTGTTCCCTCTGGTCCACCGAATCATATAGAATCTGGAATAATAACAATTGATGCGGGATGTTGTAACGGATTGAGTTATCATGGAACTCAACATGGAATAACTTTTAAAGCTGGTAATACTATTACGTTACAGGTTGCAGGTGATAGTAGAATAAGAATTGCAGGTGATCAATACTCAGGTGGCACGATTTCTGCCACAAGCGAAACGGGCCAATTTGATATCTCTGAACAATCAAATCAAACGTCCATAACTTATCCTCAAGGAGCTGATGGCGGGCCTTGGAAAGATTTTCTTTATGTTGGGTCGGCAGGAACCATAACCTTAACTGGAAATGGTGGAACATCCTATTTGCCTTATTTAGAAATAGCTCCTGTTACGTATGAGGTTTCTTTAAGTGACTATGTCCAAAAATCTGGAACAATTTCTATAAACGGAGTAGATATCACTCTTACTTCGGGAGCTACTTCAGCTGAGAACGCAACAATAAGTGTCTCTAATGGTGTTATTTTATCAGCTGGAAAAGACGCTGGTTGGGTAGCTATTGATTTGGGAGGGATGGATCCTTCTTCTTTTACTCCAAATATTTCTGGAAATATTGCTTCAGTTGATATTGTTTCGGGTGAATTAAAAGTAACCTATGCCGACAGTGGTACAGAACCTAAACTATATACAATAGCCTTATACGATAATAGCTATTTGCATGGAATAACAACCTATGACTTTAGGGATGGAACTATTATTTCTAATGGACAAAGTGCGGACGGTTTGTTAAAACTTGGAGGTACCTATGGTTTGCATGGTTCTACCTATGGTTTAAATATGAAAGCAGATGCTCAAATCGATTTACAGGTTACTGGGACTAATTCTATAAGTTTTCTAGGATCAAAGCATTCTTCCCTGAGTATGGAGGGAACCGAAATTTCTGTTGGAGATTTGGGCATAGTAAACACAAAGGTAACAACAGACTTGGTGGATACTTATGAACTGGTTTATTCAGACCCTTCCAAATCTAAAGGGGATAAATCTCTCGTTTTTAAAGCTATACAAGAAAATGGAAGCGGTAGCGATATTTATTTACCAAAATTAGATGTTATACCGGCTCAATTAGGTGCAGCCTATACAACCCCAGAAAAAAGATCAGCTTACTTTTTTGATTTTAGGGATGAAACATTGGTTGCTTCAACAGATGTAGGAAACACAATCATTGAAAAGGGCTTATTTAAAATAGAATCAGGTCCGTCCAATGCGTATGGTTATCATGGAACCCAACATGGAATAACCTTGAAAGATGGAAACGTTATCACGTTAAAAGTGGCTGGAAATAGTAAAATTAGAGTTGCGGCTGACCAATACTCTGGCGGTACTTTAAATGTTTCTAGTTCAACCGGTGCGTTTGATATTCCATCCCAATCAAATGCAGGATCAATAACTTTTCCTCAAGGAACCGATGGAGGGCCTTTTGTTGATTTTGTTTACCTGGGTACCGAAGGTACTATCACATTAACCCATACAGGTAGTACAAGTTATCTTCCTTATATTGAAGTTTTACCGATATCTTATAATGTAGTTTTAACTCCTTGGATCCAAAAATCTGGTGTTGTCTCAATTAACGGAATAGATATTGAAATAACATCAGGTGCAACTGCAAGCGATAATGCTACTGTTTCTGTAAGTGAGGGCACAGTATTTAGTAGCACATCAGATTCAGCTTCAATTGAGATAGATTTGGCGGGGAACGAATTGGCTTCCTTTACCCCGACTTTTTCAGGGGATATAGAATCCGTTTCAATTGAAGGTAATGAATTGACCATAAACTTTTCCGATTCTTCGTCGGATCCAAGTTCATTTATCATTACAATTTCAGACAGTAATGCCGAAGTTACAGCTAACCCTGGTGAAACTTATACTTATAATTTCGCAGATGGATCTGAATTGCCGCAAACCAGTTATACCTCTCTAAGATATGAGACTTATAAAACTGGAGATGGTATTGTTACCATAAACAGTAATACAACTGAAACATCTGGACAATTTGGCTATCATGATTCTTCACATGGAGGGGTCTTTTTTCCAGGTAACTCATTCGATATAATAGTTGCAGGTAATGCTATAGTAACCTTTATTGTTGATATTTATGGTGTGGCTGTAGATGCAGTTTTTGTATTTACTGATTCCGAAGGAAATAATCTAGGAAGTATTCCTGCACAGAATATTGGAATCTCTGATGGCTTCCCAAGTAATTTTAGCTATACCGGACCTGCTGGTAAAATCACTGCTACTTTAGTGAGCAGTCAATTTCCAACTGCTGAGATATACCTACATGGAATGTCTATTGAAAATGAAGCAGCTGTCGAACCTTCTAATGGAAAAATAGATGTTTGGGATTTTGGAGGGGAACAGCTAGATGCAGAATTATACAATAACAGGTTAGATGAAACTAAAATTAATTCTTGGTATGATGCTTCAATAACTCCCGGAAGTTCAGGAAATGTATTGCCGTCATGGACAGAAGGGGCATTAGGTTGGAATGGTGGTAGTAATGACCGCTTAAGGACTAGCAATACCAATTTAACTAGATACGATGAAAACTTAAGTGGGGTTTCTGAATATAGTGGTAGAATTTATGTAAATGGTACGGGGTCTAGTGGAAGGTATCTGAGTCTTACCTTAAGTGAGGATGATGAGGTCACCCTTGCTATGTTGGCACAAAATGCCAATGGAAATATTCATTTCACCTATGTACCAAACCCTGAATTACAAGATGATGTTGTTAAAGTTTCTACAAGTAATGCTATAACCATGGTAAAGTTTGTTGCTAAAAATTCGGGTACTTATAGAATTTATGATACAGTTGACAAACCAAGTTACTTTAGGGTAGAAAGAAAGGATGCAATTTACAAAACATTAACAGGAAATGTAGATGTAAGTCAGGCTGCAGACATTCCAAATGAATATGAAATAGTTTTTACCAATGAGGCTGGAAAATCTTGGAATACAACTGTTTCTAATGGTTCATATAGTATTGATCTACCCCAGGATTACACTTATACCTTAAGTTTAGAAAATGCTAATGGTTATATCATTAGTAGCGCTAGTACAATTCTTGTTGAGGAAGCTACATCTGTTTTTGATATCACAATTATTCAGGTAGAACTATACAAAGTTTCAGGAAATATTAATGGACTCGGATCGGATATAGAAAATCTAAACCTTAAATATACTGCAGATCCTGAAGCAAATACAGTTTATGTGCCACAACCTATGATTGATGCAGGTAATTCAACATATGAAGTACAGTTGCAACCTAATGTTGAATATACGATTACTGCTGAAGGAGTAAATGACTATGAAATTATTAATAATACTATAACCATAGCTGAAGGTGACCAAGCGGCTGATATTGATTTTACTCCTAAACCTGTTTTTAGTGTTGCAATCAATACTCCAGGTTTAGATGCAGCTCAACGGGCAGATTTGGAATTAACATTTATAAATCTAAATGAAGAAGGATATATGTATAATTTCACTGATGTAACGACCGTTGCCTTAAGAAATGGTACTTATAAGATTGAACATGGTGGATTAGATAAATATCCAATAGAATTGGCGTTAACATCTAATTTAACTGTGCAAGATATGGACACTTCAAAAACCTTAGAGTTTTCTCCAGTTACAAATTGGAGTTTTGATGATAAGGTGATATTAAGTTCAGATCAATACTATAAAGGATTAGGCTTAGATGGGGCAAAGAATGAAATTGCCAAGGGACATCTTGCGGCATCTCCTGGACAAACAGTAGTGGTGCCAATGAATCCAGGCGAGAAAATGATCATTACCTATTATTATTCGGCTAATTTTTCTATAGAAGGAGGAGATACCATACAAACTAGTAGTGGAAGCACTTCTACCTTTGAAAGCACAGAATATGCATATACAGGAGATACGTCTGGAACCGCTACCATTACTTTTGGTGGTTCAGGCACTTCCTATATAACAAATATTGAAATAGTTCAGGTCGTTGAATTTAAGGAAGTTATTACTGTTGGTGTGGATAAAGATTATCCTACTGTCAATGGGGCTTTAACAGCCATTAAAAATATGAATCGCCCAAATAACGAAAGAGTAACTGTTCTAATCGATCCTGGTGATTATGAAGAAATGTTGGTGATTACTAGTCCTAATGTAACATTGAAAAATGCTGCAAGTTTCCCGAAAATAGACCTAATAAATAAGGGGGTTGATATTGTAGAGGGTGCTGTAAGAATAACTTCATATTATGGTCATGGATATAATTATTATAGTATGGGGTCAGATCAAAAATGGCATGCAGATATTCTAGCAACCAATAAGGAAAATGGTTATTTGAGTTATGAAAATAAGGGTGCGGGTACAACAAATGGTTCTTATTGGAATGCTACGGTTGTTGTGTCGGCAGATGGTTTTGAAGCTGAACATTTAATTTTTGAAAACTCATTTAATCAATACATTTCCAAGAAAGAATCTGAGGACATTGTCGAAACCAATAACGGTGCGCCCCAAGGAGGTTCAAGGCCGACGACTTACGGAGACACTTCTGTGCAAGATAGGGGCTTGGGGTACGTAGAACGAGCAGCAGCGATTAGTATTACCAATAATGTTGATAAGGTTATTTTGAATAACTGCCGTGTTGTTGGAAGACAAGATTCATTCTACGGAGGAAGTGGATCAAGAGTTGTTGTCTATAAAGGTGCAGTAATGGGTGCTGTAGATTATATTTTCGGAGCCATGACAGCCGTATTCTACAAAACAGATCTTGTATTAAATACAAGTGATTGGGATAGTGATACAGCTTATATCACGGCTGCACAACAAAGTAGTGGCACAAGAGGATTTTTGATGTATGAATGTAACGTGAAATCTACGGTTCCTGGCGTTGAGACTGCATCAACTAATTGGGGCAAACCAGGATATTATGGACGTCCATGGGCTGCTACCACTAGTGAGGCCGTATTTTATAAAACTAATATAGATGTATCCCAGAACCCTAACCATATAGGAAAATCATTGATTTACCCAATTGGTTGGCAAAATACTCTAGGAGGTGAATCAAGTTTAATGTACGAATATGGTACAATTGAGGCTTCGAGTGAAGATAATTCTGGTTCTCGCGCAGGGTGGTCCACAGTGCTAACAGAACCAGTATTAACCGATGGAACAGAAATTACAACATTTAATTTCACTAAGGGTAATGATGGTTGGGATCCAATTCCACTTTTGGAATCGGAACAAGATTCAGATTTTGATGGTGTTGTTGATTCTGAAGATAATTGTGTTGACACCTATAACCCAGATCAAGCTGATTTCGACAATGATGGAATTGGTGATGTTTGTGAAGATAGTGATGGAGATGGAATCTTGGATAGTGAAGATCATTGTCCTGAATCTCCTGAAGGATCTGTTATCGATGTGTTTGGTTGTGAAACATTTGAACTTCCTTCGGATACATTTACTGTTATTTCTAACTCAGTAAGCTGTAATAGCGAAAATGACGGCTCAATAAGCGTAAGTTCTAGCAATACTGATTACACTTTTGTTGTTTCAGTTGAAGGAGACAGCTATTCTCAATCTCAAAACTTATCTAGCGATAATGATTTTGAAACTTTATTCGATCAGTTAGGAGGTGGTACCTATAAAGTTTGTATAACAATTGAAGGAATAGACAATTTTGTGCAGTGCTATTATGTAACAGTACAGGGGCCTGAACCCTTAGATGTTTATTCGGTGGTGAATTATTCCAATAATCAAATTGTACTTTCATTATCCGGTTCAGAAAACTATGAAATAAATCACAATGGCATAATTACGACGACGAGTCAATCTCAATTAATTCTTGACTTACATGCTGGGCAGAATACAATTACTGTATCAACAGATTTAGTATGTCAGGGTGAATTCAGTCAACATGTATTTATATCTAATGAGTTGGCGGTGTTTCCTAACCCAACTACTGGAAAGATAAAATTATATGTAAACGGCACCGATAATCAACTTCAACTTTCCATAGTTGATGTATTAGGGAATCAGCTTATGTCGAGCACCCAGAATGTTTCTTCAAATAGAACAGTTGATCTTGATATTTCAAATATGAATAATGGAATTTATTTCTTATCAATTAATTCTGAAACGGTTCGCGAATCAATTAAAATCATTAAAAAGTAA
- a CDS encoding CDP-alcohol phosphatidyltransferase family protein, protein MNIFKKFNIADWFSFYRIVVSPLLVIFIWFDLRLYFTWFLLISFCTDMIDGYLARKLNLISPRGSQLDSVGDQITLVVGIIGIYRFEAEFVKANLVLILIVFMPYFIQMVYAYLKYGRATSFHTYLAKLSAILQGIFVISSLFFSPSYALFYAVIVFSLVETFEEITLIYMYDNWASDVKGIYWALRDKRRQNNSNQNNK, encoded by the coding sequence ATGAATATTTTCAAAAAATTCAATATTGCCGATTGGTTTTCATTTTACAGGATAGTCGTATCCCCTTTGTTAGTTATTTTTATTTGGTTTGATTTAAGACTTTATTTCACTTGGTTCCTGCTTATTAGTTTTTGCACGGACATGATTGATGGTTATTTAGCTAGAAAATTAAATTTAATAAGCCCTAGAGGATCGCAATTAGACTCGGTTGGAGATCAAATTACTTTGGTGGTGGGTATCATTGGTATTTATAGATTTGAAGCCGAATTTGTTAAGGCAAATCTTGTATTAATCCTAATTGTATTTATGCCTTATTTTATTCAGATGGTCTATGCCTATCTAAAATATGGTAGGGCAACGTCCTTTCATACTTATTTGGCGAAACTATCAGCTATCCTGCAAGGAATTTTTGTAATATCCTCACTGTTTTTTTCGCCCTCATATGCCTTGTTTTATGCGGTTATAGTATTCAGTTTGGTAGAAACTTTTGAAGAAATCACTTTAATTTATATGTACGACAACTGGGCGTCTGATGTAAAAGGAATATATTGGGCCTTAAGAGATAAGAGGAGGCAAAATAATTCTAATCAAAATAATAAGTGA
- a CDS encoding UDP-N-acetylmuramoyl-tripeptide--D-alanyl-D-alanine ligase — protein MQIAELHSKFISSKGVSTDTRKIEPGQMFFALKGDNFDGNTYAEFALEKGAEYCILDNPEYILNEKCILVKDVLETLQNLAHFHRIRQSCDVLALTGSNGKTTTKELINAVLSTKFQTVATTGNLNNHIGVPLTLLNIAEETEIAIIEMGANHIGEIALLCKIAAPDFGLITNFGKAHLEGFGSVEGVIKGKSELYDYLKKEQGTIFYNSDDPIQRKQIGDFQNIVEYSSNTIDYSKISLKKTQPTIEFKIEDQSFSSNLSGDYNFKNILASLAIGDKFGITKANMAKAISEYTPNNNRSQWVEKGGNQYYMDAYNANPSSMAASISNFSNLDFPKKIVILGDMFELGTEAEIEHQTITELAESFDFEKVFLVGYNFAKCETKNKNTFQFKTFDELKDAFNNFNPKEFNIFIKGSRGMALERLLN, from the coding sequence ATGCAAATAGCAGAACTTCACTCTAAATTTATTTCAAGCAAGGGTGTTTCAACTGATACTCGAAAAATTGAACCAGGGCAAATGTTTTTCGCTTTAAAAGGCGATAATTTCGATGGTAATACTTACGCCGAATTTGCATTAGAAAAAGGTGCTGAATATTGCATATTGGACAACCCGGAATATATATTAAACGAAAAATGTATCCTTGTTAAAGATGTCTTAGAAACCCTTCAAAATTTAGCCCACTTCCACAGAATAAGGCAAAGCTGTGATGTTTTAGCTCTAACTGGGAGTAATGGGAAAACTACCACGAAGGAATTAATAAATGCCGTGTTGTCTACCAAATTTCAAACGGTTGCAACCACAGGCAATTTAAATAATCATATAGGTGTTCCGCTTACCCTGTTAAATATAGCTGAAGAAACCGAAATAGCAATTATTGAGATGGGTGCTAATCACATTGGAGAAATTGCTCTTCTATGCAAAATTGCAGCTCCTGATTTTGGATTGATAACAAATTTTGGAAAAGCCCATTTGGAAGGTTTTGGGAGTGTGGAAGGTGTAATTAAAGGTAAGTCCGAGCTATACGACTATTTGAAAAAAGAACAGGGGACAATTTTTTATAATTCAGATGACCCAATCCAAAGAAAACAGATTGGAGACTTCCAAAATATTGTCGAATACAGTTCAAATACTATAGATTACTCAAAAATATCCCTTAAAAAAACCCAACCAACTATCGAATTTAAAATAGAGGACCAAAGCTTTTCCTCCAATCTTTCAGGAGACTATAATTTTAAAAACATACTGGCCTCCCTAGCGATAGGTGATAAATTTGGAATAACTAAGGCTAACATGGCTAAGGCAATTAGCGAGTATACTCCCAATAATAATCGCTCCCAATGGGTAGAAAAAGGTGGTAACCAATACTATATGGATGCCTATAATGCAAATCCTAGCAGTATGGCAGCCTCAATCTCAAATTTTTCCAATCTTGATTTTCCTAAAAAGATTGTAATTCTGGGGGACATGTTTGAACTTGGAACTGAAGCTGAAATAGAACACCAAACCATCACAGAATTGGCAGAATCTTTCGATTTTGAAAAAGTGTTTCTTGTAGGGTACAATTTTGCCAAATGCGAAACCAAGAACAAAAACACCTTTCAATTTAAAACCTTTGACGAACTTAAGGATGCCTTTAACAATTTTAATCCAAAGGAATTCAACATTTTTATTAAAGGTTCTAGAGGTATGGCATTGGAACGTCTGCTAAACTAA
- a CDS encoding sterol desaturase family protein translates to MKKLNYRPKNEGSGTIFKNPILEFLTKTHISVPLSLYTLISGCLIYYGIIEKGFETIEMVFLFFAGMFVFTFFEYMIHRFAFHFGSHEHDHDKNHISYKLHGVHHEYPRDKMRLAMPPIMALALATFFFIVYRTLMGDYVFGFLAGFLMGYTLYLSIHYSIHVFQVPNNFLKILWRHHAIHHYRQPNRAYGVSSPLWDHIFGTMPETKSKPVSEGKFIDPS, encoded by the coding sequence ATGAAGAAGTTAAACTATAGACCAAAAAATGAAGGAAGTGGCACCATTTTTAAAAATCCGATTTTGGAATTTTTAACAAAGACTCATATATCCGTTCCACTTTCATTATACACACTCATTTCCGGATGCCTTATTTATTACGGCATTATTGAAAAAGGATTTGAAACAATAGAAATGGTCTTTTTGTTTTTTGCCGGCATGTTTGTTTTTACATTTTTTGAATATATGATTCATCGGTTTGCCTTTCATTTTGGGTCTCACGAACATGATCACGATAAAAACCATATTAGTTACAAATTGCACGGAGTTCATCATGAATATCCCAGGGACAAAATGAGATTGGCGATGCCTCCAATAATGGCCTTGGCATTAGCAACTTTCTTTTTTATTGTATATCGAACTTTGATGGGTGATTATGTCTTTGGATTCTTAGCAGGATTTTTAATGGGCTACACCCTTTATCTAAGTATACATTATTCTATCCATGTATTCCAAGTACCAAATAATTTTCTGAAAATTTTATGGAGACACCACGCTATCCATCATTATAGACAACCAAACAGGGCATATGGCGTTTCTTCACCTCTATGGGATCATATTTTTGGAACAATGCCAGAAACTAAATCCAAGCCTGTTTCCGAGGGTAAATTTATCGACCCCTCTTAA